ACGAGCCACTAATTACCTCTTGACCCATGTTGATAGGGTTTCTGAATGGGGTGAATTGCTTCAGATGGTTGTATTGGAGTTGATTCGTAAGGTTTGCAGAACAAACCGTGGGGAGAAAGCAAAGTATATTAAGATTATTATAGCTTTATTAAATTCCCCATCAACTGCAGTTATTTATGAGTGTGCTGGCACCCTTGTTTCTCTCTCATCTGCTCCCTCTGCTATTAAGGCTGCTGCCAACACTTATTGTCAGCTTCTTCTATCTCAAAGTGACAACAATGTCAAGCTTATTGTGTTAGATCGGCTGAATGAGCTCAAATCTTCTCATAGAGATGTTATGGTTGATTTAATCATGGATGTGCTTAGGGCACTTTTGAGTCCAAATCTTGACATCCAGAGGAAGACGCTCGATATTGTTCTTGAATTAATAACTCCACGAAATATCAATGAGGTTGTTCTTTTGTTGAAGAAGGAAGTTGTGAAGACTCAAACTGGAGAACTTGAGAAGAATGGAGAATATAGACAAATGCTCATTCAAGCTATTCATTCATGTGCAATCAAGTTCCCAGAAGTTGCAAGCACTGTTGTGCATCTGCTGATGGATTTCTTGGGAGACAGTAATGTTGCTTCTGCTATTGATGTTGTAGTTTTTGTTCGAGAAATAATTGAAACCAACCCTAAACTTAGGGTGTCCATTATAACTAGGCTGTTGGACACATTCTATCAGATCCGAGCTGCACGTGTTTGCTCCTGTGCCCTTTGGATTATTGGAGAGTATTGCCTTTCACTGTCTGAAGTTGAGAGTGCCATAGCAACCATCAAGCAGTGTCTTGGAGACCTACCTTTCTACTCTGCTTCTGAGGAAGGAGAAGCTACTGATGCCTCAAAGAAAACTCCACAAGCAAGCTCCATTACCATCTCCTCCAGGAGACCAGCTGTTCTGGCTGATGGTACTTATGCAACCCAGAGTGCTGCCTCTGAGACAGCTTTCTCCCCTCCCACTATTGTTCAGGGATCATTGACTTCTGGGAATCTCAGGTCTCTTCTCCTTACTGGAGATTTTTTCCTTGGAGCAGTTGTTGCTTGCACAATGACTAAACTTGTTTTGAGATTAGAAGAGGTGCAGCCGTCCAAAGTTGAAGTTAATAAAGCAACCACACAGACATTACTGATCTTGGTGTCTATGCTGCAATTAGGACAGTCTCATGTTCTTCCACACCCAATTGATAATGATTCGTATGATAGGATTGTTCTCTGCATGAGACTATTGTGCAATACCGGTGATGAGATCAGGAAAATATGGTTGCAGTCTTGCCGTCAGAGTTTTGTTAAAATGCTTTCAGAGAAACAGTTGAGAGAAACTGAGGAATTAAAGGCGAAGGCTCAGGTTTCTCATGCACAACCAGATGACCTCATTGACTTCTACCATTTAAAAAGTCGCAAGGTGAGAAAACAATTTATAGTCATCATTTTATGTGCGTAAGTTAACATCTTTGGTTTGTGCCAAGTTGGTAATGCTCATATCTGGTCATATTAGTATTCTATTTTAGCATGCATTTTTTGGTTCCTTTTGATAGAATGTTCCGCTTTATCTCCTTTTCCCCTATTGGTTATGCCGGATCTTTTGGCTTTGACACATAAATTGATTCTTCCTTGGATTTGTCATGAATTTATGTGCTTGTATCTGAAAGTTTCAGTTGCTAACTTCCAGGGAATGAGTCAGCTTGAATTGGAGGATGAGGTCCAAGATGATTTGAAACGTGCAACTGGAGAGTTTGTCAAGGATGCAGATGATGCAAATAAGCTTAATCGCATTCTTCAACTGACTGGATTTAGTGACCCAGTATATGCTGAAGCATATGTGACTGTCCATCACTATGATATTGTTCTTGATGTCACTGTTATCAATCGAACCAAGGAAACTCTTCAGAATTTGTGCTTGGAGTTGGCAACCATGGGTGATCTGAAACTTGTTGAGCGTCCACAAAACTATACCCTCGCTCCTGAATCTAGCAAGCAAATAAAGGCTAACATCAAGGTGTCTTCAACTGAGACTGGTGTCATATTTGGCAATATCGTTTACGAGACTTCAAATGTGCTCGAAAGAACTGTTGTTGTTCTTAATGACATTCATATTGATATAATGGACTACATCTCTCCTGCCGTTTGTAGTGATACGGCATTCAGAACTATGTGGGCAGAATTTGAGTGGGAAAACAAGGTATCTTTATAATTAGCAACTAGCGATATCAGCTTCCTTTAGGCTCAACATTGATGCCCTTAGAATGCGTTAAATTTGACGTGTTCAATTTGCTAAAATATATTAGCTCAGTTTTATAAGTTGCTCACATTCATTTGCATGGTGTTTGATTACCCATTgatgtttatatttaaattttcattattgttgTTGTGATTCAGGTTGCTGTTAACACTGTAATTCAAGATGAGAAGGAATTCCTTAACCATATTATCAAGTCCATCAACATGAAGTGTCTCACTGCACCGTAAGTTTAACTTATTTAGAAATGaatatagatttaaaaataaaccgATCAGGTTTTGGTTTCTGCATACCATGCTGTACAATGCACAATATTAACATTACAGCATGCTATATGATTTATAGGCCAGTACGTTGCGAATCAACTTAATGAATCTATTATGGTCAATTTGTAGTATGTTGGTTTCCGGAGTACATTTCTTTATGGTTTAGTGGCGCCAACAAACCTTTTCTCAGGAGTTGCTGTTGATTTTAGCTCCCTTATAGATAATCTGCATTGTTATTAATGTGTTCTTTCTTGTCCCTTTTTCTGGCTGGTTTGTGTTTCAGATCTGCGCTAGATGGTGAGTGCGGATTCCAGGCTGCTAACCTGTACGCAAAAAGCGTATTTGGGGAGGATGCATTGGTAAATTTGAGTATCGAGAAACAAGCAGACGGGAAGCTTAGTGGGTATATCAGGATAAGGAGCAAGACCCAAGGAATTGCTCTTAGTCTTGGggataaaatcactttaaaacaaAAGGGAGGCAGTTGATTTGCTTGCAGTATTTCaacattatcaatttgttttctCCCAAAACTGGTAGTCGCTCTTGTTTTGAATCTGTCACTTGTTGCTTCCATCCCCCATTGAAACCCcaattttaatagtatattttttttcatgttttaaagttGCAGGTATATTAGTTCTCGCATTTGGAAAGATGGCCACCCCTTCATTTTTGTTGTGCTTTCTGTATCTAGAGGTAGTAGCACAGTCGATGACCTTGTTGTATTTGGAGTTGCATATTTGAAGACAAAAAGGCCCCCATTGAGCAATGGTTGAAATGCTgccttttatcatttttctgcCGATTTTTTTATAGTATTGAATTCATTCAGACCTTTCCAGGACCATTGGCTCAATAAATAAATCtctaacctttttctttttggatgtATACCCATTTTCTCTGAGCTCTACTCCCGATAACGGGCatgcttttttatttatcttcttgcttgtttattatttgtgttaggattttttatacaaataatacaaaaaaaaaaaggaaatacgaaa
The nucleotide sequence above comes from Gossypium raimondii isolate GPD5lz chromosome 13, ASM2569854v1, whole genome shotgun sequence. Encoded proteins:
- the LOC105773121 gene encoding coatomer subunit beta-1; this translates as MEKSCTLLIHFDKGTPAIANEIKEALEGNDVSAKVDAMKKAIMLLLNGETLPQLFITIVRYVLPSEDHTVQKLLLLYLEIIEKTDAKGRVLPEMILICQNLRNNLQHPNEYIRGVTLRFLCRLNETEIIEPLIPSVLQNLEHRHPFIRRNAILAVMSIYKLPQGDQLLVDAPDMIEKVLSTEQDPSAKRNAFLMLFTCAQERATNYLLTHVDRVSEWGELLQMVVLELIRKVCRTNRGEKAKYIKIIIALLNSPSTAVIYECAGTLVSLSSAPSAIKAAANTYCQLLLSQSDNNVKLIVLDRLNELKSSHRDVMVDLIMDVLRALLSPNLDIQRKTLDIVLELITPRNINEVVLLLKKEVVKTQTGELEKNGEYRQMLIQAIHSCAIKFPEVASTVVHLLMDFLGDSNVASAIDVVVFVREIIETNPKLRVSIITRLLDTFYQIRAARVCSCALWIIGEYCLSLSEVESAIATIKQCLGDLPFYSASEEGEATDASKKTPQASSITISSRRPAVLADGTYATQSAASETAFSPPTIVQGSLTSGNLRSLLLTGDFFLGAVVACTMTKLVLRLEEVQPSKVEVNKATTQTLLILVSMLQLGQSHVLPHPIDNDSYDRIVLCMRLLCNTGDEIRKIWLQSCRQSFVKMLSEKQLRETEELKAKAQVSHAQPDDLIDFYHLKSRKGMSQLELEDEVQDDLKRATGEFVKDADDANKLNRILQLTGFSDPVYAEAYVTVHHYDIVLDVTVINRTKETLQNLCLELATMGDLKLVERPQNYTLAPESSKQIKANIKVSSTETGVIFGNIVYETSNVLERTVVVLNDIHIDIMDYISPAVCSDTAFRTMWAEFEWENKVAVNTVIQDEKEFLNHIIKSINMKCLTAPSALDGECGFQAANLYAKSVFGEDALVNLSIEKQADGKLSGYIRIRSKTQGIALSLGDKITLKQKGGS